The following proteins are co-located in the Sphingobacteriaceae bacterium genome:
- the accC gene encoding acetyl-CoA carboxylase biotin carboxylase subunit produces MFKKILIANRGEIALRVIRTCREMGIKTVAVYSTADRESLHVKFADEAVCIGPPPSKESYLNMANIIAAAEITNADAIHPGYGFLSENAKFSEICRQNKIKFIGASPEMINQMGDKSNAKATMLKNGVPCVPGSDGLLESAEEGMKLAKKIKYPVIIKATAGGGGKGMRIIWKEEEFQAAWDSATHEASAAFGNGAMYLEKYIEEPRHIEIQIVGDSHGKACHLSERDCSIQRRHQKLVEETPSPFMTPELREAMGDAAVKAALAINYEGVGTVEFLVDKHRNFYFMEMNTRIQVEHPITEEVINYDLIREQILVAAGVPISGKNYYPQLHAIECRINAEDPFKNFVPSPGKITTLHTPGGHGIRVDSHVYSGYTIPPNYDSMIGKLITVAQSREEAIAKMHRALSEYVIEGVKTTIPFHLKLMKNEDFIKGVYTTKFLETWDFKS; encoded by the coding sequence GTGTTTAAAAAAATATTAATAGCCAACAGAGGTGAGATTGCGCTTAGAGTTATTCGTACTTGCCGGGAAATGGGTATAAAAACAGTTGCCGTTTATTCAACTGCCGATAGAGAAAGTTTACATGTGAAATTTGCTGATGAAGCGGTTTGCATTGGTCCGCCTCCGAGTAAAGAAAGTTATTTAAATATGGCTAATATTATAGCCGCAGCTGAAATAACAAATGCTGATGCCATTCATCCGGGATATGGATTTTTAAGTGAAAATGCCAAGTTTTCGGAAATCTGTCGTCAAAACAAAATAAAATTTATTGGTGCCAGTCCCGAAATGATTAACCAAATGGGAGATAAGAGTAATGCCAAAGCTACCATGTTAAAAAACGGCGTGCCTTGTGTTCCGGGATCTGATGGTTTATTGGAAAGTGCAGAGGAGGGGATGAAGTTGGCCAAAAAAATTAAATATCCGGTAATTATTAAAGCTACAGCCGGTGGTGGTGGAAAAGGAATGCGCATTATTTGGAAAGAAGAAGAATTTCAGGCCGCGTGGGATAGCGCTACACATGAAGCAAGCGCCGCTTTTGGAAACGGAGCCATGTATTTGGAAAAATATATTGAAGAACCCCGCCATATAGAAATACAGATTGTTGGAGACTCGCATGGTAAGGCTTGCCATTTAAGTGAGCGTGATTGCAGTATACAACGCCGTCATCAAAAATTAGTAGAAGAAACTCCATCTCCGTTTATGACTCCTGAATTGAGAGAAGCCATGGGCGATGCCGCAGTAAAAGCTGCATTAGCTATTAATTATGAAGGAGTAGGTACCGTGGAGTTTTTGGTGGACAAACACCGGAATTTTTATTTCATGGAAATGAATACCCGTATTCAGGTAGAGCATCCCATAACAGAAGAAGTAATTAACTACGATTTAATTCGCGAGCAAATATTAGTGGCAGCCGGTGTTCCTATTTCCGGTAAAAATTATTATCCGCAATTACATGCCATTGAATGTCGTATTAATGCAGAAGATCCTTTTAAAAACTTTGTTCCTTCGCCGGGAAAGATTACCACCCTGCACACACCGGGTGGACATGGAATACGTGTAGATTCACACGTGTATAGTGGTTATACCATTCCTCCAAACTACGATAGTATGATAGGTAAATTAATTACAGTTGCTCAATCCAGAGAAGAAGCCATAGCCAAAATGCACCGGGCTTTGAGTGAATATGTAATTGAAGGTGTAAAAACTACAATCCCTTTTCATTTAAAATTAATGAAGAATGAAGATTTCATTAAAGGAGTTTACACCACCAAGTTTTTGGAAACTTGGGATTTTAAAAGCTAA
- a CDS encoding nuclear transport factor 2 family protein: MKSSNKILFFVAAFLFLSSGYFFSQNNGLQIVTQHMMAQERAWNEGNIDGFMKHYWKSDSLKFIGKSGITYGWQKTLDNYKKNYPNKAKMGKLVFQILSLEQLSDNSVYIIGSWNLEREEPAGGHFTLLWKKIQGEWVIVCDHTS, encoded by the coding sequence ATGAAGAGCAGTAATAAAATATTATTTTTTGTTGCTGCTTTTTTATTTTTATCAAGCGGTTATTTTTTTTCGCAGAACAACGGTTTGCAAATTGTTACGCAGCACATGATGGCCCAGGAAAGAGCCTGGAATGAGGGAAACATTGATGGTTTTATGAAACATTACTGGAAAAGCGACAGTTTAAAATTTATTGGCAAATCGGGCATCACTTATGGTTGGCAAAAAACACTCGATAATTATAAAAAAAATTACCCCAATAAAGCAAAAATGGGAAAGCTTGTTTTTCAAATTTTAAGTTTAGAGCAATTGTCCGATAATTCGGTGTACATCATCGGCTCCTGGAATTTAGAACGAGAAGAACCTGCAGGCGGACATTTTACCTTACTTTGGAAAAAGATTCAGGGCGAATGGGTGATTGTTTGTGATCATACCAGTTGA
- the accB gene encoding acetyl-CoA carboxylase biotin carboxyl carrier protein, with the protein MKLNEIQDLIKFVSKSGVSEVELETKEIKIVIRTPKGNQPVIMQAPQVLTQAVQTPVAQIQQPVQQNPVQNATPEVKQPVASNDDSKYVTIKSPMIGTFYRSAGPDKPPFINVGDEVNTGATVCIIEAMKLFNEIESEIKGKIVKVLVNDATPVEYDQPLFLVDPS; encoded by the coding sequence ATGAAACTTAACGAGATTCAGGACTTAATAAAGTTCGTTTCAAAAAGTGGCGTAAGCGAGGTTGAACTTGAAACCAAGGAAATCAAAATCGTAATTCGCACACCAAAAGGTAACCAGCCTGTTATTATGCAGGCACCGCAAGTGTTAACCCAAGCTGTACAAACACCGGTAGCTCAAATTCAACAACCGGTTCAACAAAATCCGGTTCAAAATGCAACACCAGAAGTTAAACAGCCGGTTGCTAGCAACGACGATTCAAAATATGTTACCATTAAATCACCAATGATCGGTACTTTCTATCGCTCTGCGGGTCCAGATAAACCGCCGTTTATAAATGTTGGTGACGAAGTAAATACCGGCGCTACCGTTTGTATTATAGAAGCGATGAAACTTTTCAATGAAATTGAAAGTGAAATCAAAGGTAAAATTGTGAAGGTATTGGTTAATGATGCAACTCCTGTGGAGTATGATCAGCCTCTCTTCTTAGTTGATCCATCTTAA
- a CDS encoding HD domain-containing protein: protein MYDFLNQDIFKIIKSCSDELKQDSYAIGGFVRDYILQRNSKDIDIVTIGKGIELAEKVCEKLGSDAQLSTFKNFGTAQIKFQELEIEFVGARKESYNRNSRKPIVENGTLEEDQNRRDFTINALAIGVSEKNFGQLLDPFGGIEDLKNGILRTPLNPEITYSDDPLRMMRAIRFASQLNFKIEENSFSSIAKNKERIKIVSKERISDELNKIILSSKPSIGFNLLFESGLLQIIFPEFVKLHGVESVNGLAHKDNFYHTLEVVDNISKKTDSLWLRWAAVLHDIAKPATKRFEPGHGFTFHGHEDKGARMVPKIFTSLKLPLNEKMKYVQKLVQLHLRPIVLAKTEVTDSAVRRLLFEAGDDVDDLMILCESDITTKNPNKVKRYMQNFEIVKNKLVELEEKDRIRNWQPIIKGEEIMKLYNLEAGRIVGVLKNALKDAVLDGLIQNTYDEAKAFLDNKFKELQS, encoded by the coding sequence ATGTACGATTTTTTAAATCAAGACATATTTAAAATAATAAAATCTTGCAGCGATGAATTGAAGCAAGACTCCTACGCTATTGGAGGTTTTGTGCGCGATTATATTCTACAACGCAATAGCAAAGATATTGATATAGTTACCATTGGAAAAGGCATTGAATTGGCTGAAAAGGTATGTGAGAAATTAGGCAGTGACGCACAATTAAGCACTTTTAAAAACTTTGGCACGGCACAAATTAAATTTCAAGAACTTGAAATTGAATTTGTAGGCGCACGTAAAGAAAGCTATAATAGAAATTCCAGAAAACCTATAGTTGAAAATGGCACACTGGAAGAAGATCAAAACAGAAGAGATTTTACCATCAATGCTTTAGCCATTGGCGTTTCAGAAAAAAACTTCGGCCAGCTACTCGATCCATTTGGCGGAATTGAAGATTTAAAGAATGGAATTTTAAGAACTCCGCTGAATCCCGAAATAACCTACAGCGATGATCCACTCCGCATGATGCGTGCCATTCGATTTGCTTCACAGTTAAATTTTAAAATTGAAGAGAATTCGTTTTCTTCTATTGCTAAGAATAAAGAAAGGATAAAAATTGTATCTAAAGAAAGAATAAGCGATGAACTCAATAAAATAATTCTTTCTTCCAAACCATCCATAGGTTTTAATTTACTTTTTGAAAGCGGATTGTTGCAAATAATATTTCCGGAATTCGTTAAGCTGCACGGCGTGGAATCGGTAAATGGCCTGGCACACAAAGATAATTTTTATCATACCCTGGAGGTTGTAGATAATATATCTAAAAAAACAGATTCCTTATGGCTGAGATGGGCCGCAGTATTGCACGATATTGCTAAGCCGGCTACCAAACGCTTTGAACCCGGACACGGATTTACTTTTCACGGTCATGAAGATAAAGGCGCAAGGATGGTGCCTAAAATTTTTACTTCCTTAAAACTTCCGCTCAATGAAAAAATGAAGTACGTACAAAAATTGGTGCAATTGCATTTACGTCCAATTGTTTTAGCCAAGACTGAAGTTACCGACAGCGCGGTTCGCCGTTTATTATTTGAAGCCGGAGATGATGTAGATGATTTAATGATACTTTGCGAAAGCGATATCACAACCAAAAACCCGAATAAGGTAAAACGTTACATGCAGAACTTTGAAATCGTAAAAAATAAATTGGTTGAATTGGAGGAAAAAGATAGAATCAGAAACTGGCAACCCATTATAAAAGGAGAAGAAATTATGAAACTATATAATTTAGAAGCCGGAAGAATCGTGGGTGTTTTAAAAAACGCTTTAAAAGATGCGGTATTAGACGGCTTAATTCAAAACACTTATGATGAGGCCAAAGCTTTTCTCGATAACAAATTCAAAGAACTGCAATCTTGA
- a CDS encoding DNA polymerase III subunit gamma/tau: MENFIVSARKYRPQHFNTVVGQSHITNTLKNAITNNQLAQAYLFCGPRGVGKTTCARIFAKTINCFQVRPDGEACDACESCSSFNTGASLNIYELDAASNNSVEDIRHLVDQVRFAPQLGQYKVYIIDEVHMLSNTAFNAFLKTLEEPPPHAKFILATTEKHKIIPTILSRCQIFNFNRIKTDDIAKHLEFLAKSEEVQYEADALNIIAQKADGGLRDACSIFDQMVAFTGNNLTYKQVVENLHVLDYDYYFKITENFLKNNMSQIMLLFDEILKKGFDAHNFIIGLGEHIRNLLVSKDPQTLTLLEVSDSLKKRYAEQAALADTSFLLKSLAIISKADVNFKNARNQRLLIEMALLQLTYLTASADAEKKKMN, encoded by the coding sequence ATGGAAAACTTCATTGTATCGGCCCGTAAGTACAGACCCCAACATTTCAACACCGTTGTTGGGCAATCTCACATAACCAATACCTTGAAGAATGCCATTACCAACAATCAACTCGCACAAGCTTATCTTTTCTGCGGGCCAAGAGGGGTCGGAAAAACAACCTGCGCCCGAATTTTCGCAAAAACAATTAATTGTTTTCAAGTTAGGCCTGATGGAGAGGCTTGTGACGCCTGTGAATCCTGCTCAAGTTTTAATACCGGGGCATCTTTAAATATTTATGAATTAGATGCGGCTAGCAATAATTCAGTGGAAGACATCAGACACTTAGTGGATCAGGTTAGATTTGCACCGCAATTGGGTCAATATAAAGTGTATATCATTGATGAGGTTCATATGTTAAGTAATACTGCATTTAATGCTTTTCTCAAAACTTTAGAAGAACCTCCTCCTCACGCAAAATTTATTTTAGCTACAACAGAAAAACATAAAATAATTCCAACCATACTCTCTCGTTGTCAGATTTTTAATTTCAACCGAATTAAAACCGACGATATAGCCAAGCATTTGGAATTTCTTGCTAAAAGCGAAGAAGTACAGTATGAAGCTGATGCCTTAAACATCATTGCACAAAAAGCAGACGGTGGTTTACGTGACGCTTGCTCTATCTTCGATCAAATGGTGGCCTTTACCGGCAACAACTTAACCTATAAACAAGTTGTTGAGAATTTACATGTGTTGGATTATGATTATTATTTTAAAATCACCGAAAACTTTTTGAAAAATAACATGTCCCAAATCATGCTGTTATTTGATGAGATTCTAAAAAAAGGATTTGATGCTCATAATTTCATCATTGGCTTAGGTGAACATATTCGGAATTTATTAGTGAGTAAAGATCCACAAACACTCACCCTATTAGAAGTGAGTGATAGTCTTAAAAAACGTTATGCCGAACAAGCCGCTTTAGCAGATACATCATTTCTCTTAAAATCATTAGCCATAATAAGCAAAGCTGATGTAAACTTTAAAAATGCCCGAAATCAACGATTGCTCATAGAAATGGCATTATTACAGCTCACTTATCTTACCGCATCAGCTGATGCGGAAAAAAAAAAGATGAATTAG
- a CDS encoding GSCFA domain-containing protein: MKLHLNHTPIKAPYQLDHQSGIFLIGSCFAVEIGNILNEHRFPVLQNPNGILFNPRSIENSLSEILSPAFEEKYLLKRGDEFYSFAHHSSVKASSKEELMQKIKNTQTTALQFLKTAKVLIITFGSAFYYKHKELNGVVANCHKQSGALFTKELCSVENIVKQYTGLLTEIKKINPLIQFIFTVSPVKYLKDGLENNALSKSTLLLAAQNICKLNKDCHYFPAYELVSDDLRDYRFFKEDLAHPNQMAVNYVWEKFAETFFSEKSIKLNHKIEQLNKAKAHRPLHNNPEEEEKLKEFVNDLDQEIMKELGG, encoded by the coding sequence TTGAAATTACACCTCAATCATACCCCCATTAAAGCCCCATATCAATTGGATCACCAATCCGGTATTTTTTTAATTGGCTCTTGCTTTGCAGTAGAAATAGGAAATATATTAAACGAACATCGCTTTCCGGTTTTGCAAAATCCAAATGGTATACTTTTTAATCCACGGAGCATTGAAAATAGTTTATCCGAAATTTTAAGTCCTGCTTTTGAAGAAAAATATTTATTGAAACGTGGTGATGAATTTTACAGTTTTGCACATCACTCTTCAGTAAAAGCTTCTTCTAAAGAAGAACTCATGCAAAAGATAAAAAATACGCAGACTACGGCTTTGCAATTTTTAAAAACAGCTAAAGTTTTAATTATCACCTTTGGCAGTGCCTTCTATTATAAACATAAAGAATTGAACGGAGTAGTGGCCAACTGCCATAAACAAAGCGGAGCCCTTTTTACGAAAGAACTTTGCTCAGTTGAAAACATAGTAAAACAATACACGGGCCTTTTAACTGAAATCAAAAAAATAAATCCGCTTATTCAGTTTATTTTTACGGTTTCTCCCGTAAAATATCTTAAAGACGGATTAGAAAATAATGCCTTAAGCAAATCCACGCTCTTGCTCGCTGCTCAAAATATTTGTAAGTTGAATAAGGACTGTCATTATTTTCCCGCCTATGAATTGGTGAGTGATGATTTACGCGATTATCGTTTTTTCAAAGAAGACTTAGCACACCCTAATCAAATGGCTGTAAATTATGTTTGGGAGAAATTTGCAGAAACCTTTTTCTCAGAAAAATCCATCAAGTTGAATCATAAAATTGAACAATTAAATAAAGCCAAAGCGCATCGTCCATTACATAATAATCCGGAAGAGGAAGAAAAGTTAAAGGAATTTGTGAATGACTTGGACCAAGAAATAATGAAAGAGCTGGGGGGATAA
- a CDS encoding proline dehydrogenase family protein, with product MISFDNTENAFKSKSNSELNRSYFLFKLIGNPFMVKFGATFAPSALNLGFKGLIKNTIFKQFVGGENIHDCANTIAHLAKYNIGTILDYSVEGKESEQDFDQCLEETLATIQKAKGDQNIPFCVFKVTGLARFDLLVQVSANKQLNEAENKEWQKVKERVQKICEAAFKNKQALFIDAEESWIQPAIDELANENMEKFNTHEPIVYNTFQLYRHDRLNYLKKTIETAKNKGYQVGAKLVRGAYMEKERARAIEMNYPSPIQKSKENSDKDYDEALKVCVENINMMGLCAGTHNEKSSLYLVELMKQYKISPNNKRIYFSQLLGMSDHISFNLSLSGYNVSKYVPYGPVKEVLPYLIRRAQENTSVKGQTGRELSLIIKEKKRRSGK from the coding sequence ATGATTTCATTCGATAATACAGAAAACGCTTTCAAATCAAAGTCAAACAGTGAATTAAATCGCTCTTACTTTTTATTCAAACTCATTGGCAACCCATTTATGGTGAAATTTGGCGCAACCTTTGCTCCTTCCGCACTTAATCTTGGATTTAAAGGATTAATTAAAAATACAATCTTTAAACAATTTGTTGGTGGAGAAAATATTCACGATTGCGCTAATACGATTGCGCATTTAGCTAAATACAACATTGGTACTATTCTAGATTACAGCGTAGAAGGCAAAGAAAGTGAACAAGATTTTGATCAATGTTTGGAGGAAACATTAGCCACTATTCAAAAAGCCAAGGGCGATCAAAATATTCCCTTTTGCGTTTTTAAAGTTACCGGTTTAGCGCGATTTGATTTATTGGTACAAGTGAGCGCAAACAAACAACTCAATGAAGCTGAAAATAAAGAGTGGCAGAAAGTAAAAGAAAGAGTACAAAAAATATGTGAAGCTGCATTTAAAAATAAACAAGCCTTGTTTATTGATGCAGAAGAAAGTTGGATTCAACCGGCCATTGATGAATTGGCCAATGAAAACATGGAAAAATTCAATACGCATGAACCTATTGTGTATAATACATTTCAATTATACAGACACGATCGACTGAATTATCTCAAAAAAACAATTGAAACTGCAAAAAATAAAGGATACCAAGTTGGGGCCAAACTGGTACGTGGAGCTTATATGGAAAAAGAACGTGCCCGTGCCATTGAAATGAATTATCCATCTCCCATTCAGAAAAGCAAAGAAAACAGTGATAAAGATTATGATGAAGCCTTAAAAGTTTGTGTAGAAAATATAAATATGATGGGTCTTTGTGCCGGAACGCACAATGAAAAAAGCAGTTTATATTTAGTAGAATTAATGAAACAATATAAAATCAGCCCTAATAATAAAAGAATATATTTTTCTCAACTTTTAGGCATGAGTGATCACATTAGCTTTAATCTTTCCTTAAGCGGATACAATGTTTCTAAATATGTTCCTTATGGTCCTGTAAAAGAAGTTTTGCCCTACCTCATTCGTCGCGCTCAGGAAAATACCAGTGTTAAAGGACAAACCGGAAGGGAATTAAGCTTGATCATTAAAGAAAAGAAAAGAAGATCCGGTAAATAA
- a CDS encoding outer membrane beta-barrel protein: protein MKKYLYTVLTVLFVSTLVNAQEEGKEKKDFDKKFRFGLRVAAQPCWFTSNENNNKPYGAMFGTGFGLNMEFRFSDIVALSTGIGADFEGGKLTYRQESSDNYAVSYWMDNTKNMVAVEGKVNPQDISNTTNTRFYVKERLVKTTHITLPALLKMSTNEYSGFKYFGMFGAEIGIRIKSVADDKYTTSYTFDNLGLVTNGAAGDKNTPDSKNLNISKDASLVPMRIGFNAGMGFEYRLGGSTSFFMSVNYFRSFTNLMRSDSKFLVSDVITEPNGNQSYKMIEQNLIQNAIRINLGILF from the coding sequence ATGAAAAAGTATTTATACACTGTATTAACAGTCTTGTTTGTTTCAACCCTTGTTAACGCTCAAGAGGAAGGAAAAGAAAAGAAAGATTTTGATAAAAAATTTCGATTCGGACTACGTGTAGCTGCTCAACCTTGTTGGTTTACCAGTAATGAAAACAATAACAAGCCTTATGGCGCTATGTTCGGAACCGGATTTGGTTTAAATATGGAATTTCGTTTTTCTGATATAGTTGCTCTTTCAACGGGTATCGGTGCAGATTTTGAAGGAGGGAAATTAACCTATCGTCAAGAATCTTCTGATAATTACGCGGTAAGTTATTGGATGGATAATACCAAAAACATGGTTGCTGTTGAAGGAAAAGTAAATCCGCAGGATATAAGCAATACAACCAATACTCGTTTTTATGTAAAGGAAAGATTAGTAAAAACCACACACATTACACTACCTGCACTTTTAAAAATGTCAACCAATGAATATTCCGGCTTCAAGTATTTTGGTATGTTCGGAGCTGAAATAGGGATAAGAATAAAATCTGTGGCAGATGATAAATATACAACCTCTTACACTTTCGATAATTTAGGCTTGGTTACGAATGGAGCGGCCGGTGACAAAAACACGCCCGATAGTAAGAATTTAAACATAAGTAAAGATGCTTCTTTGGTTCCCATGCGCATTGGATTTAATGCAGGCATGGGATTTGAATATCGCCTTGGCGGTTCAACATCCTTCTTTATGAGTGTAAATTATTTCAGAAGTTTTACCAATTTAATGCGTAGCGATTCCAAGTTCTTAGTTTCAGATGTGATTACTGAGCCAAACGGAAATCAATCCTATAAAATGATTGAACAAAACCTGATTCAGAATGCCATTCGCATTAATTTGGGTATTTTGTTTTAA
- a CDS encoding insulinase family protein — MNWYKLQLLLILLVGLNGNAQNKPAGNKIPVKDVKASQLDYEYVPNDPLKARIYTLPNGLKVYLSVYKNAPRIQTLIGIKAGSKNDPAQATGLAHYLEHMVFKGTDKYGTKDWAKESIELQKIEKLYQIYGQEKDQLKRKQLYRQIDSVSGIAAKYAIANEYDKMLAAIGADGTNASTSFDETVYINEIPSNQVENFLKIESERFRKLVLRLFHTELEAVYEEKNRGMDDDQNKVYEAAMAALWKKHTYGTQTTIGTIDHLKNPSMVEIHNFFNKYYVPNNMAIVMSGDFDPDQVIKQINKHFGGLKPKPVDSFTFTPEDPINEKREINIYGPDPSNVNLAWRFNGKGSQEEEILTLLTGILYNGTAGLIDLNLNQSQKALGCNAILWPLKDYSLFSIGGQPIEGQSLKELEQLILEQLELIKKGEFPDWMMDAVLTDIKLQKTKSLENNGPRAEEMLNAFVSDIKWSDNVNRIERLSKITKKDIVEFTNKNFSKNNYVIVYKHVGEDTTVQKVDKPEITPVEVNRDDASPFVQKIMNSTPPEINPVFIDYKKDILQDTLKANIPLIYTKNDENKLFQLYFKFNMGNNNDVELPIAVEYIPLCALKDMNAEKIQQEFYKLGCNLDVYCDNENTWIRLTGLNESFEKSVNLLENILSEGVVEQEALTDLKGNILKTRNDAKQNKGLILNEALLKYALYGPLNPFTHVISNDELNKLNVEQIQNKIRKLLSYPHQVLYYGPIDLKSITQYLKENHRTPEKLMEPPLPKQFEILHQLKQVYAVDFDMKQVEILMISNGGNYITDNVPITFLYNAYFGGGMNGVVFQDLRESKALAYSCYSNFNLPNKKYKKTFNMSYIGSQADKLNEAIQGMQSLLNEMPKSNNSFLASKEMLLQDIRTRRITKSEKIFNYLTAVDLGHTTDIRKEIFEKVKNYSLTDVDKFHGENIKNKPNSLLILGKKEKMDIKILEQYGPVKFLSLTEIFGY; from the coding sequence ATGAATTGGTATAAATTACAGCTGTTGCTCATCCTTTTGGTTGGACTTAACGGCAACGCACAAAATAAACCTGCGGGAAATAAAATTCCGGTTAAAGATGTAAAAGCTTCACAGTTAGATTATGAATACGTTCCTAACGATCCTTTAAAGGCCCGAATCTATACTTTACCTAACGGATTAAAAGTTTACCTCTCAGTTTATAAAAATGCACCGCGTATTCAAACCTTAATTGGTATAAAAGCCGGAAGTAAAAACGATCCGGCACAAGCTACCGGACTTGCACATTACCTCGAGCACATGGTTTTTAAAGGCACCGATAAATACGGAACAAAAGATTGGGCAAAAGAAAGTATTGAACTGCAAAAAATTGAGAAATTATATCAAATATACGGCCAGGAAAAAGATCAGTTAAAGCGTAAACAACTGTACAGGCAAATCGACAGCGTAAGTGGTATTGCTGCAAAGTATGCGATAGCAAATGAATACGACAAAATGTTGGCCGCTATTGGTGCCGACGGAACAAATGCCTCTACCTCATTTGATGAAACCGTTTACATCAATGAAATACCTTCAAATCAAGTCGAAAATTTTCTCAAAATTGAATCGGAAAGATTTAGAAAACTAGTTCTAAGATTATTTCATACCGAATTAGAAGCCGTATACGAAGAAAAAAACAGAGGAATGGACGATGATCAGAATAAAGTTTATGAAGCGGCCATGGCGGCACTGTGGAAAAAACATACTTACGGCACTCAAACAACAATAGGAACAATTGATCATTTGAAAAATCCTTCCATGGTTGAAATTCATAATTTCTTTAATAAATATTATGTGCCTAACAATATGGCTATTGTAATGAGCGGAGATTTTGATCCCGATCAGGTAATTAAACAAATAAATAAACATTTTGGTGGCTTAAAACCTAAACCGGTAGATTCTTTTACTTTCACCCCCGAAGATCCGATTAACGAAAAAAGAGAAATAAATATTTACGGACCCGATCCCAGCAATGTAAATCTGGCCTGGAGATTTAACGGTAAAGGAAGTCAAGAAGAAGAAATACTGACCCTCCTCACAGGTATACTTTACAATGGTACTGCCGGATTAATAGACTTAAATCTAAACCAAAGCCAAAAAGCTTTAGGATGTAATGCAATCCTTTGGCCCTTGAAAGACTATTCACTTTTCAGCATAGGGGGACAACCCATAGAGGGTCAAAGTCTGAAAGAATTAGAACAGTTAATACTTGAGCAATTGGAGTTAATTAAAAAAGGTGAATTTCCGGATTGGATGATGGATGCTGTACTCACCGATATCAAACTTCAAAAAACAAAATCACTAGAAAACAATGGCCCACGAGCCGAAGAAATGCTTAATGCCTTTGTTTCCGATATTAAATGGAGTGATAACGTTAACAGAATTGAAAGACTTTCGAAAATAACAAAAAAAGATATTGTTGAATTCACAAACAAAAATTTTTCGAAAAATAATTATGTAATCGTTTATAAACACGTTGGAGAAGATACCACCGTTCAAAAAGTAGATAAACCCGAAATTACTCCCGTAGAAGTTAATCGTGATGACGCTTCTCCCTTTGTACAAAAAATCATGAACTCAACTCCACCGGAAATAAATCCGGTTTTTATCGATTACAAAAAAGACATTTTGCAAGATACACTGAAAGCTAATATTCCACTTATTTATACCAAAAACGATGAGAATAAATTATTTCAATTGTATTTTAAATTCAATATGGGTAATAACAACGACGTTGAATTGCCTATTGCCGTGGAGTACATTCCGCTGTGCGCTCTTAAGGACATGAATGCTGAAAAAATTCAACAGGAATTTTACAAATTAGGTTGCAATTTGGATGTGTACTGTGACAATGAGAATACTTGGATAAGGCTTACCGGCCTTAACGAAAGTTTCGAGAAATCTGTTAATCTATTAGAAAATATATTATCAGAAGGAGTTGTAGAACAGGAAGCGCTTACTGATCTCAAAGGAAATATTCTAAAAACCAGAAACGATGCAAAACAAAATAAAGGACTTATACTAAACGAAGCTTTACTCAAATATGCATTGTATGGCCCGCTCAATCCCTTCACACATGTAATCTCTAATGATGAATTGAATAAACTAAATGTTGAACAGATCCAGAATAAGATAAGAAAGCTCCTTTCTTATCCACATCAGGTGCTTTATTATGGACCTATCGATTTAAAAAGCATTACCCAATACTTGAAAGAAAATCACAGAACTCCCGAAAAATTAATGGAGCCTCCTCTTCCTAAACAATTTGAAATTTTACATCAGCTCAAACAGGTTTACGCTGTAGATTTCGACATGAAACAGGTAGAAATTCTTATGATATCCAATGGCGGAAATTACATAACAGATAATGTTCCGATTACTTTTTTATATAACGCTTATTTTGGCGGCGGGATGAACGGAGTAGTTTTTCAGGACTTAAGAGAATCTAAAGCATTAGCTTATTCCTGTTATTCAAATTTTAATTTACCAAATAAAAAATATAAAAAAACATTTAACATGTCCTATATTGGCTCGCAAGCCGATAAATTAAATGAAGCAATACAAGGAATGCAAAGTCTATTAAATGAAATGCCAAAATCCAATAACAGCTTTTTAGCATCAAAAGAAATGTTACTTCAGGACATTAGAACAAGAAGAATAACTAAAAGTGAAAAAATATTTAATTACTTAACAGCAGTAGATTTAGGCCACACAACCGACATCCGAAAAGAAATATTTGAGAAAGTAAAAAATTACTCTTTGACCGACGTTGATAAATTTCACGGTGAAAATATTAAAAATAAACCCAATTCATTATTGATTTTGGGTAAAAAAGAAAAAATGGACATTAAAATTCTTGAACAATATGGCCCGGTCAAATTTTTATCTTTAACAGAAATATTCGGATACTAA